One window of the Methylocystis parvus OBBP genome contains the following:
- a CDS encoding glycosyltransferase family 4 protein, whose amino-acid sequence MPMTHGAPPPVVYDVTRLVTRGLNTSPNGIDRIDFALARHFLSRGAIPLSCTALGPRLAKTDEALAAIDEIESFWREDADIGRDAVYQAVVAALKAEGANRESAQLARKPGFARIERNWRALRDWAFHLGRPLSEIPEGAIYFNGTQFLLDRPWYVRWLDARPDVKPVAFVYDLLPVDQPQFFRPIEATLHPRRNRNIAHRAAGVVVSARVVEARFKAFAAENGRADIPVCVARLPVSPVFETQTPAPPELAGVDYFVVCGTIEPRKNHLLLLNVWRALGARGEAPKLVIIGKRGWLNENVVDMMARCPTLAANVIEAAGLSTPGLRRLMAGARALLMPSFGEGFGLPVAEALVAGAPVIASDLDVFREVGGDAPDYLDPIDGLGWLRAIRDYAEPNSRRRAAALSRIAAARIENRPQQFFETIDQFLAGL is encoded by the coding sequence ATGCCGATGACCCACGGAGCGCCGCCGCCCGTGGTTTACGACGTCACGCGGCTGGTGACGCGCGGCCTGAACACCTCGCCCAACGGCATCGACCGCATCGACTTCGCGCTCGCCCGTCATTTTCTGAGCCGCGGCGCCATCCCCTTGTCCTGCACCGCGCTTGGCCCGCGTTTGGCGAAGACCGACGAAGCGCTGGCGGCGATCGACGAAATCGAATCCTTCTGGCGCGAGGACGCCGACATTGGGCGGGACGCGGTCTATCAGGCGGTCGTCGCCGCGTTGAAAGCAGAGGGCGCGAATCGGGAATCGGCGCAGCTCGCGCGCAAGCCCGGTTTCGCGCGCATCGAGCGCAATTGGCGGGCTCTGCGTGACTGGGCGTTTCATCTCGGCCGACCGCTCAGCGAAATCCCCGAGGGCGCGATCTATTTCAACGGCACGCAATTCCTGCTGGACCGTCCTTGGTATGTGCGCTGGCTGGATGCGCGGCCCGACGTGAAGCCCGTGGCTTTCGTCTATGATCTGTTGCCCGTCGATCAGCCGCAATTCTTCCGGCCGATCGAGGCCACGCTGCATCCGCGCCGCAACCGCAACATCGCCCATAGGGCCGCCGGCGTCGTCGTCAGCGCGCGCGTGGTCGAGGCGCGCTTCAAGGCCTTCGCCGCCGAGAATGGCCGCGCCGACATTCCCGTCTGCGTCGCGCGCCTGCCGGTGTCGCCCGTTTTCGAAACGCAAACGCCCGCGCCGCCGGAACTCGCCGGGGTCGACTATTTCGTCGTTTGCGGCACGATCGAACCGCGAAAAAATCACCTGCTTCTTCTGAATGTCTGGCGGGCGCTGGGCGCGCGCGGCGAGGCGCCGAAGCTCGTCATCATCGGCAAGCGCGGCTGGCTCAACGAAAACGTCGTGGACATGATGGCGCGATGCCCGACGCTCGCCGCCAATGTCATAGAAGCGGCGGGGCTCTCGACGCCCGGCCTGCGCCGATTGATGGCGGGCGCGCGCGCCTTGCTGATGCCGTCCTTCGGCGAGGGCTTCGGCCTGCCCGTCGCCGAGGCTCTGGTCGCGGGCGCGCCCGTCATCGCGTCGGATCTCGACGTCTTTCGCGAAGTTGGCGGCGATGCGCCGGATTATCTCGACCCGATCGACGGGTTGGGCTGGCTGCGGGCGATACGCGATTACGCGGAGCCGAATTCGCGCCGCCGCGCCGCGGCGCTATCTCGTATCGCGGCGGCCAGGATCGAGAACAGGCCGCAGCAGTTTTTCGAGACCATCGACCAGTTTCTCGCGGGATTGTAA
- a CDS encoding lipocalin-like domain-containing protein has protein sequence MALLIPALAHAQGFGGLGAEAPGFDMPKPGAPIVFPTDHGAHPKFRTEWWYITANLKGADGASYGVQWTLFRHGLEAGEGEGWDDRNIWMAHAAATSASEHLFAQDISRGGVGQANVEAAPFKAWIDDWLFEALNADFTKARVFARDPRFSYSLTLTRTGPFVLQGEGGFSRKAETGQASHYYSQPFFAVDGAVTMHGREIKVTGRAWMDREWSSQPLAPDQKGWDWFSLHLANGEKLMLFRLRGARAYYSGNWIGADGATHLLAGDDIALEPLAETAIGEHRTPTRWRVKVKSRDLDIETTPLNPQSWNGGTSSYWEGPISFSGTYSGEGYLEMTGY, from the coding sequence ATGGCGCTGCTGATCCCGGCGCTCGCGCATGCGCAGGGCTTCGGCGGACTCGGCGCCGAAGCGCCCGGCTTCGACATGCCCAAACCGGGCGCGCCCATCGTCTTTCCGACAGATCATGGCGCGCATCCGAAGTTTCGCACCGAATGGTGGTATATCACCGCCAATCTCAAAGGCGCGGACGGCGCTTCCTATGGCGTGCAATGGACGCTGTTTCGCCATGGGTTGGAGGCCGGCGAAGGCGAGGGCTGGGACGACCGCAATATCTGGATGGCGCATGCGGCGGCGACGAGCGCGAGCGAGCATCTCTTCGCGCAGGACATTTCCCGCGGCGGCGTCGGACAGGCGAATGTCGAGGCCGCGCCGTTCAAGGCGTGGATCGACGATTGGCTTTTCGAAGCCTTGAATGCGGATTTCACGAAGGCCCGCGTCTTCGCGCGCGACCCGCGCTTCTCCTATTCCTTGACGCTGACGCGCACAGGACCTTTCGTCCTGCAAGGAGAAGGCGGCTTCAGCCGCAAGGCCGAAACGGGACAGGCCTCGCATTATTACAGCCAGCCATTCTTCGCCGTCGACGGCGCGGTGACGATGCATGGACGCGAGATCAAAGTGACGGGGCGCGCCTGGATGGATCGCGAATGGAGCAGCCAGCCGCTCGCGCCGGATCAGAAGGGGTGGGACTGGTTCTCGCTGCATCTCGCCAATGGCGAGAAGCTGATGCTCTTTCGCCTGCGCGGCGCGCGCGCTTACTATTCCGGCAATTGGATCGGCGCCGACGGCGCGACGCATCTTCTTGCGGGCGACGACATAGCGCTGGAGCCGCTAGCCGAAACGGCGATCGGCGAACACAGGACGCCGACGCGCTGGCGCGTGAAAGTGAAAAGCCGCGATCTCGACATCGAGACGACCCCGCTCAATCCGCAAAGCTGGAATGGCGGAACGTCGTCATATTGGGAAGGTCCGATTTCCTTTTCGGGGACATATAGCGGCGAGGGCTATCTGGAGATGACCGGCTATTGA
- a CDS encoding ABC transporter permease yields the protein MRQTLFALAALLSHWRRHPANLATLIIGLSVATALWSGVQALNAQARKSYDSAAAAFTGGEAQNLVAARGGLFPQTLFVRLRRAGVKVSPAIEGAARIGEKNIRLIGLEPLTLPAATTLAPLRESEEAKYILTGEGRSFAAPQTLRDLHLEAGARAKTERGYVLPPIHPLEEAPPGAIVVDIGVAQKALDRKERLSRLIVSSETPIDPAKLVEIAGDALRIVEPDEESDLSRLTDSFHLNLTAFGLLAFLVGFFIVNASFGLAFEQRLPTVRTLRALGVSARALSAALFCELVAFTVLAGGLGVIGGYFIAAALLPDVAASLEGLYGAQLSGTLALDWRWWLSGVAMAGAGALLAAGSGLLKTLRLPVLSVARPIAWREAHQRYLRRQAIFAALSLLGAALAFRVADGLVMGFMVIALTLLGAALFLPLALEALLRVGERLARRPLARWFFADGRQEIAGLSLALMALLLALATNIGVGGMVEGFRQTFVGWLDERLIAEIYYEAATPADAREIEEWLATRSEATAVLPVWRARTRLADWPVEIIGMVPHETYSAHFTLLDAAPDVWRALHEENAVLISEQLARRLNVGLGGSLDIPTSRDNWRAKIVGIFPDYGNPRGQLRLDHARVARLFPDVPGVHYALRVAAGDVPRLMEDMQTRFGPKIARLIDNAEIKKISKDIFERTFTVTAALNTLTLIVSAIALFAGLLTLSNLRIAHIAPVWAMGVTRRRLAGLELLRILLFSAGVALVAIPLGLFMTWGLVAIVNVVAFGWRLPMHVFPAHWAQVFVIALVTALFASVVPALRLARSAPADLLKVFANER from the coding sequence ATGAGGCAGACGCTTTTCGCGCTCGCCGCTTTGTTGAGCCATTGGCGGCGGCATCCGGCCAATCTCGCCACGCTGATCATCGGGCTTTCCGTCGCGACGGCTCTGTGGAGCGGCGTGCAGGCGCTGAACGCGCAGGCGCGCAAGAGCTATGACAGCGCGGCCGCGGCGTTCACCGGCGGCGAGGCGCAGAATCTCGTCGCGGCGCGCGGCGGCCTTTTTCCGCAGACGCTCTTCGTCAGGCTGCGGCGCGCGGGCGTCAAGGTTTCGCCCGCGATCGAAGGCGCGGCGCGCATCGGCGAGAAGAATATCCGCCTCATCGGACTGGAGCCGCTGACGCTGCCGGCGGCGACGACGCTGGCGCCGCTGCGTGAAAGCGAGGAGGCGAAATACATTCTCACAGGCGAGGGCCGCAGCTTCGCCGCGCCGCAAACCCTGCGCGATTTGCATCTCGAAGCGGGCGCGCGCGCGAAAACCGAGCGCGGATATGTTCTGCCGCCGATCCATCCGCTCGAGGAGGCGCCGCCGGGCGCGATCGTCGTCGATATCGGCGTCGCGCAGAAGGCGCTCGACAGGAAAGAGCGCCTCTCGCGCCTGATCGTCTCGAGCGAGACGCCTATCGACCCGGCGAAACTTGTCGAGATTGCCGGCGACGCGTTGCGCATCGTCGAGCCGGACGAAGAGAGCGACCTCTCGCGCCTCACCGACAGCTTCCATCTCAATCTCACCGCCTTCGGCCTGCTCGCCTTCCTCGTCGGCTTCTTCATCGTCAACGCCTCGTTCGGCCTCGCTTTCGAACAGCGCCTGCCGACCGTCCGCACGCTGCGCGCGCTCGGCGTCTCGGCGCGCGCCTTATCCGCCGCGCTGTTCTGCGAACTCGTCGCCTTCACCGTCCTTGCCGGGGGCCTCGGCGTCATTGGCGGCTATTTCATTGCCGCCGCGCTATTGCCGGATGTCGCCGCAAGCCTTGAAGGACTTTATGGCGCTCAGCTTTCAGGAACGCTCGCGCTCGATTGGCGCTGGTGGCTTTCGGGCGTCGCCATGGCGGGCGCCGGCGCGCTGCTCGCGGCCGGAAGCGGATTGTTGAAGACGCTGCGCCTGCCGGTGCTTTCCGTCGCGCGGCCTATCGCCTGGCGCGAGGCCCATCAGCGCTATCTGCGCCGGCAGGCAATTTTCGCCGCGCTGTCGCTTCTCGGCGCCGCGCTCGCTTTTCGCGTCGCCGACGGACTCGTCATGGGCTTCATGGTCATTGCGCTGACGCTTCTCGGCGCCGCGCTCTTCCTGCCGCTCGCGCTGGAAGCGTTGTTGCGCGTCGGCGAGCGTCTCGCGCGGCGTCCGCTGGCGCGCTGGTTCTTCGCCGACGGACGCCAGGAGATCGCCGGCCTGTCGCTCGCGCTCATGGCGCTGCTGCTCGCGCTCGCCACCAATATCGGCGTCGGCGGCATGGTCGAGGGCTTTCGCCAAACCTTCGTCGGCTGGCTCGATGAGCGGCTGATCGCGGAAATATATTACGAGGCCGCGACGCCCGCAGACGCGCGCGAGATCGAAGAGTGGCTCGCGACGCGCTCCGAGGCGACGGCCGTCCTTCCCGTCTGGCGCGCCAGGACGAGGCTCGCAGATTGGCCCGTCGAGATCATCGGCATGGTTCCCCACGAAACCTATTCCGCGCATTTCACGCTGCTCGACGCGGCGCCCGACGTCTGGCGCGCTCTGCATGAGGAAAACGCCGTGCTGATCAGCGAGCAACTCGCGCGGCGTCTCAATGTCGGGCTCGGCGGGTCCCTCGACATTCCAACCTCACGTGATAATTGGCGCGCGAAAATCGTCGGGATTTTTCCCGATTATGGCAATCCGCGCGGTCAGCTTCGTCTCGATCATGCGCGGGTCGCGCGGTTGTTTCCGGACGTCCCCGGCGTGCATTACGCGCTGCGCGTTGCGGCCGGCGACGTTCCGCGTCTGATGGAAGACATGCAGACGCGCTTCGGGCCGAAGATTGCGCGTCTCATCGACAATGCTGAAATCAAGAAGATTTCCAAAGACATTTTCGAGCGCACCTTCACCGTCACGGCGGCGCTCAACACGCTGACGCTCATCGTCTCCGCCATCGCGCTCTTCGCCGGCCTGTTGACGCTAAGCAATCTGCGCATCGCCCATATCGCGCCGGTCTGGGCGATGGGCGTCACGCGCCGGCGCCTCGCAGGGCTGGAGCTGTTGCGCATATTGCTCTTTTCCGCGGGCGTAGCGCTCGTCGCGATTCCGCTCGGCCTTTTCATGACCTGGGGCCTCGTCGCCATCGTCAATGTCGTCGCCTTCGGCTGGCGCCTGCCCATGCATGTTTTTCCGGCGCATTGGGCGCAGGTCTTCGTCATTGCGCTCGTCACCGCGCTCTTTGCTTCTGTGGTTCCGGCGCTGCGGCTCGCGCGCAGCGCGCCGGCGGATTTGCTCAAGGTCTTCGCCAATGAAAGGTAA
- a CDS encoding ABC transporter ATP-binding protein, producing the protein MNVSLVRAAKAHADTLASPLLRVVNLRKSYATPQGPQPVLRGVDLSLRAGETLALMGESGSGKSTLLHLVGALDHADGGQILLDGVDIAVLSENARASMRREKIGVVFQQFNLVASLTVAENLAFQARLAGRYDPDWQMRLTQRLGLEKLVARYPEQLSGGQQQRVAVGRALAVRPKLLLADEPTGNLDEMAGDAVMGLTLELVAETGCAFLMATHSARLAARLERRETLVAGALARA; encoded by the coding sequence TTGAACGTTTCTTTGGTCCGCGCCGCAAAGGCGCATGCCGACACGCTCGCCTCCCCGCTGCTGCGCGTCGTCAATTTGCGCAAATCCTACGCCACCCCGCAGGGTCCGCAGCCCGTGCTGCGCGGCGTCGATCTTTCGCTTCGCGCGGGCGAAACGCTGGCGCTCATGGGCGAGTCCGGCAGCGGCAAGAGCACGCTGCTGCATCTCGTCGGGGCGCTGGATCATGCGGATGGCGGGCAAATCCTGCTCGACGGCGTCGATATCGCCGTCCTCTCCGAAAACGCCCGCGCGAGCATGCGGCGAGAGAAGATCGGCGTGGTCTTCCAGCAGTTCAATCTCGTCGCGAGCCTTACTGTCGCCGAGAATCTCGCCTTTCAGGCGCGGCTTGCCGGTCGCTACGATCCGGATTGGCAAATGCGCCTGACGCAGCGGCTGGGGCTCGAAAAGCTCGTCGCGCGCTATCCCGAGCAACTCTCCGGCGGGCAACAGCAACGCGTCGCGGTTGGGCGCGCGCTCGCCGTGCGGCCCAAGCTCCTGCTCGCCGACGAGCCGACCGGCAATCTGGACGAGATGGCGGGCGACGCGGTGATGGGGCTGACGCTGGAGCTCGTCGCCGAAACGGGCTGCGCCTTTCTCATGGCGACGCATAGCGCGCGCCTCGCGGCGCGGCTCGAACGGCGGGAAACGCTCGTCGCCGGGGCGCTGGCGCGGGCATGA